The proteins below come from a single Pseudarthrobacter sp. SSS035 genomic window:
- a CDS encoding helicase associated domain-containing protein — MYRQGLTTTRIAAAAGVGQNTVRYHVAIAAATEPSIRDDHRNATRPPPVTRITAEGLRNLDDTLALYKAEDRLPSSSSSAARERALATWLLRRRQDHDRGTLSPTYSDGLQEIPGWELRTRTSKDESRWNQRLQELTAYMAVGNDWPRHKKTDTEEERLLGMWLHIQRMKYRRSELDQDKETQLNTLLPGWRNGRTRGRPPGSPNLRRG; from the coding sequence ATGTACCGGCAAGGCCTCACCACCACACGAATCGCCGCCGCCGCAGGTGTCGGCCAAAACACCGTCCGCTACCACGTGGCCATCGCCGCCGCCACGGAACCCTCTATCCGGGACGACCACCGCAACGCCACCCGCCCACCGCCGGTCACCCGCATCACCGCGGAAGGGCTGCGGAACCTGGACGACACCCTCGCCCTGTACAAAGCCGAAGACCGGCTTCCCTCATCGTCTTCGTCCGCCGCACGGGAACGGGCCCTGGCGACATGGCTCCTCAGACGACGCCAGGACCACGACCGGGGCACCCTCTCCCCCACCTACAGCGACGGCCTGCAGGAAATCCCCGGCTGGGAACTGAGGACCCGCACGTCCAAAGACGAATCCCGTTGGAACCAACGCCTACAAGAGCTCACCGCCTACATGGCCGTCGGGAACGACTGGCCACGCCACAAGAAGACAGACACCGAAGAAGAACGACTCCTGGGCATGTGGCTGCACATCCAACGCATGAAATACCGGCGCAGCGAACTGGACCAGGACAAAGAAACACAGCTGAACACGCTCCTTCCCGGCTGGCGGAACGGACGGACCCGCGGCCGCCCACCCGGATCCCCCAACCTCCGCCGCGGCTGA
- a CDS encoding DUF4192 family protein, whose translation MTEKLNLSGPADLLATIAHLLGRTPTESFVILTARGGALGATVRIDAPAYIEPMNYAQTLTSYAANDEEATGSYVVVYSDEDLDNYPYAAHVAALVNELATARMPVRNVWLVTSTYWTEFGADVQNSLDEIRDSNANATLVYNGSAKDVDVYNPALLGTWALSVQAPAGSEEDRAAACTAWAAALDSPETPDTKTVRELAGAFQHKMIRDYLFRETITTQNGNFGDVMLGKFDGRPDWERVDRAEALAFELMKAVPPGQRAPMLTLMGWLEWLKGHGTQADRYLKLAASDVEDFRLAVLLRELIGRGYIADVARDSTTSYRRKII comes from the coding sequence ATGACTGAAAAGCTCAACCTCTCCGGTCCCGCTGACCTGCTGGCCACCATCGCCCACCTGCTGGGCCGGACTCCCACGGAGTCCTTCGTGATCCTCACCGCCCGGGGCGGTGCCCTCGGCGCGACCGTCCGCATTGACGCACCGGCCTACATTGAGCCGATGAATTACGCCCAAACGCTCACCAGCTACGCGGCAAACGACGAGGAAGCCACCGGATCCTATGTCGTGGTCTACAGCGACGAGGACCTTGATAACTACCCCTACGCCGCCCACGTGGCCGCGCTGGTGAACGAGCTGGCCACGGCCCGGATGCCCGTGCGCAATGTCTGGCTGGTGACCTCCACCTACTGGACCGAGTTCGGGGCCGACGTTCAGAACTCACTCGATGAGATCCGCGACAGCAACGCGAACGCCACGCTGGTTTACAACGGCAGCGCCAAGGACGTGGACGTTTACAACCCGGCACTGTTGGGAACCTGGGCGCTGAGCGTTCAGGCCCCGGCAGGCAGCGAGGAAGACCGCGCCGCCGCCTGCACCGCATGGGCCGCAGCGCTGGACAGCCCCGAAACCCCCGACACGAAAACCGTGCGGGAGCTCGCGGGAGCGTTCCAGCACAAGATGATCCGCGACTACCTGTTCCGCGAAACCATCACCACCCAGAACGGAAACTTTGGGGACGTGATGCTGGGCAAGTTCGACGGCCGACCTGACTGGGAACGCGTGGACCGGGCCGAAGCCCTCGCGTTCGAGCTGATGAAAGCAGTACCCCCGGGACAGCGCGCACCCATGCTGACCCTGATGGGCTGGCTGGAGTGGCTCAAAGGCCACGGCACCCAAGCTGACCGGTACCTGAAGCTCGCCGCCTCCGACGTCGAAGACTTCCGGCTGGCCGTCCTGCTCCGCGAACTGATCGGCCGCGGATACATCGCAGACGTAGCCCGCGACTCCACAACGTCCTACCGCCGCAAGATCATCTAG
- the dprA gene encoding DNA-processing protein DprA codes for MNITDDRMARAALTRIFEPGDRVALALVGKHGAVWALRIVLGALPVVPFWDITCEELEAAVARGAGRHTDLDPQKDLDEIAALGGGFLIPGDEHWPAGLDDLEVPPLGLWYRGNLSAGFPTADKCAALTGSRDCTSYGAAATGDLAYGLTQRGITVVSGLAYGIDAHAHRAALAGSTVEAMPTIAVVSGGVDRFYPSGNADLGRSIIASGLMVSEMPTVTAPTRHRFLQRNRIIAALSGVVCVVEARYRSGALNTAHHAETIARHVAVVPGSIHSANSAGCHRLAREGSATLVTEVNELMELLTS; via the coding sequence ATGAACATCACCGATGACCGTATGGCCCGCGCCGCCCTGACCCGCATCTTTGAACCCGGCGACCGGGTAGCCCTCGCGCTGGTGGGCAAGCACGGCGCAGTCTGGGCGCTCCGCATCGTCCTTGGTGCCCTGCCCGTTGTCCCGTTCTGGGACATCACTTGCGAGGAGCTCGAGGCAGCGGTGGCCCGTGGCGCAGGACGCCACACGGACCTTGACCCGCAGAAAGACCTGGACGAGATCGCGGCCCTTGGCGGCGGCTTCCTCATCCCCGGGGATGAGCACTGGCCCGCAGGTCTGGACGATCTGGAAGTGCCCCCGCTGGGACTTTGGTACCGGGGGAACCTCTCCGCAGGATTCCCCACCGCCGATAAATGCGCGGCACTGACCGGCTCCCGCGACTGCACCAGCTACGGCGCGGCCGCCACCGGGGACCTGGCCTACGGCCTCACCCAGCGCGGCATCACCGTAGTCTCAGGCCTCGCCTACGGCATCGACGCCCACGCCCACCGCGCCGCACTGGCAGGCAGCACGGTCGAGGCCATGCCGACCATCGCCGTGGTGTCCGGTGGCGTGGACCGGTTCTACCCGTCCGGGAACGCCGACCTTGGACGGTCCATCATCGCCAGTGGCCTGATGGTCTCGGAAATGCCCACCGTCACGGCCCCCACCCGGCACCGTTTCCTGCAGCGGAACCGCATCATCGCCGCCCTGTCCGGTGTGGTGTGTGTCGTGGAGGCCCGGTACCGCTCCGGTGCGCTGAACACCGCGCACCACGCCGAAACCATCGCCCGGCACGTGGCCGTGGTCCCGGGGTCCATCCACTCCGCGAACTCGGCAGGATGCCACCGCCTCGCCCGTGAAGGCAGCGCCACCCTGGTCACAGAGGTCAACGAACTGATGGAGCTGCTGACCAGCTAA